Within Theileria orientalis strain Shintoku DNA, chromosome 4, complete genome, the genomic segment TCGGGCGACAAGCAGGGAAGCAAGGACTCGAAGCgcaagaggaagaaggcgCTGGCAGACGTGGTCacgaagaacctgaagatgcAGACGAGGAACTTCAACAAGCTGAAGACGAAGCAGCTGAAAAACCTCAACTCGCTGAGCAACCAGGGCACCACTGACCTCTCGAGCGTGAGCAGCAGCGACCTGTGCACCGAGAGCAGCTACGCCAGCGAGGGAGAGGAGGCGCGAGGAGTGACGCTGGGCAGCGGCGACTTCGACCGCGAGAAGCTGCTCAACATGCCCTCCTACGACTTCGGCAGGGCGAGCACGGTGACCTTCAGCAGCAAGCAGGGGTCGAGTCTGGACAGAGGCACGACCTTCAGCCTGCGCAGCAGCACGGTCAACTTCGAGGCCACGAAGAGCACGTTCAGCCTCAGCAAGGACAGCCTGGGCAGCGTGGGCTTCGACCAGGCGACGCGGAGGCTGAGCACGAGCATAATCAAGAGCATGAGCTCGAACGGGACCGACCGCgcgaaggagaagctggGAAGTTCCAGCGCGTTTAGCGACGGAAGTAAACTGGTGAGTTCCGGCGCTTTTAGCAGCAGCATTGGAACGGGAGGATCGGGCTCATTTAGCTCCAGTAACCTGGGGGACTCcaacaggttcagcagcagcatTAGAACGGGAGGCTCGGGCTCACTCAAGTCGAGTAAACTGGGAGAGTCAGTGAGATTTGACACGAGAACGAGTGAGCTAGGAGGGTCGAACGAGTATGGCACGACCAAGTTCTCAGACTCGAAAAGATTTGCGAGTGGAAGCGTCAGTAGCATCGGCGGCGTCAGTTTGGGATCAAGCGGAAAGTTTGACTCGACCTTGGACGTGGACACGAAGTTGGCCAACTTGACAAATAAGGCGAAGTTGGTGCTGGTTGATAGGCCTCGGGAAAGAGGAAGGTCGGATGAGCAGGTGCCAGCGCACCTGATGAGTAGCAGTAACCTGGGCAGCATGGCGGAAAGCGGGTTGAACAGCGGAGGGAGCGGTAGCTTTACGATCGTAGGAATCAGTAACTTTACGACCGTAGGAAGCAGTGAAATGAGCGACGCGAACATAGGGAGCGTCAGTAACCTGGAGAGTGTGGCGGCCAGCAACAGTAACCTGGAAAGTGTTGTAAACATGGCAAGCAGCACGAAGTTGAACACGGAGAGCGGAAGCACCAGTAGCAGTTCGTCGAGCAATGACACGAGTGAAGAGTCGCAGAAGGTGAAGGTTAACAAGAAGTTGCTGCTGGACAGTAAAATcgttaaaaataagaaggTGGACGGGGGAAGGGATAGGAGCGCGATGGGTAGCGACAACATGGAAGTCATAAAAAATCTGGACAAGTACGCAAATCTCGGAGGCCTCGAAAGTACCAGGAAGGAGGCGAAGAGGGCCGGAGCAAAGATAGGGTTCCTGAACAACATCTTCGACATATCAAGCACCagcggcagcagcagcgttAGCTTAGACAATAGCACTGATGCCAAAAGAAGCGACAATAACAGTAGAGTTGGAGCAGACACGGACGTAAGTAGGTCACGGAGCAGGCTTGAGAGCATAGGACTGGCGAGTGGGAGTGGaaccagcagcagcagcgaaTTTGAAACAGATAGCAGGTTTGACAGCATGGCGGCCGGAACCAACGAAACCAACGAAACCAACGGATTTAGCGAAACTGATGGGTTCAGCACGGACAGTAACAGAACATACAGTGTGGACAACAGCAGACTTGCAAGTAGCAGCGACGGTAACAACCGTACAAGTAGCGTTACCAACAGTGTAACAAACAGTATTACGAACACCGTTACCAACAGTCGAGACAGTGTGACAAACAGCATTGGAAACAGTGGGCTTGAGAGCATAGCAGAAAGCGACGTGCTAGATTCGGGAAGTGCGAGGAAAAGTGGGCAGGGAAATATGAGTATCAGAGGAATAAGTATGAGAAGCAGCGTTAACGCAAGCGACACGTACTCGAGGGGATCAGTAAACTCGAACGTTAACAGCGACGGAAGCGCATTCGAAAGCGGAAAGAGGAGGTCAGAGGAGGAGGCgatcagcagcttctcaaGCATATCAGGCTTCACAACAACGATATCGACGAGCAGGACGAACGCATCGTCGCCCTCCTCGGACGAGTTTGTGTACAGCGAGTCAGTAAGCGCGACGCCGCAAGGTGGATTGGGGCCGCAGGAGAAAGCGGAAGCCAGCACGCCCAGCATAAGCAACAGCGTCCAGCCGAAAACGCTAAGTGTAGGCAATAGTATCCACTCCAGTAGAACCGGAACTAACACGAATTCACCCAGAGGTAGTAGTCGCCAGGGCACTAGCACCAGCAAGAGTACAGAAAGTAAACTGGGCATTGAAAAGAACATATTCTTATCAGCAGAAAACAGACTCAGAAGCACAGAAAGCGTAAACAGTATAACGAGATTGGGAACGAATGAGAACGGACTGAGTAACGCAAGTGGCAGTAAGAGAGTGGTGGAAACGAGGCTAGATCATGATTCAGTGGATAAGAATGAGTATGTGGATAAAGTGGAAATGGCTGTGCCAGTAAGATCAACAAGTTCGCGAGAAATGATGAAAGCGAGCGAGGAAGTGAGGGCGAGTAAGCTGTTGGCAAACAGACTCCTTAAAAACACGTCACTGTCAAGTAACACGGCGATATCGAGAGGCGCGAGTCGAGCACCAAGTAGTATATCAGACACGTATCTAAAGCCAGCATCGCAGCCAACAGTGAGTAAGCAGCTCACGTTCAGTTCGTCAGAAGCAAGTCTTGGGAACGCCGTGAATGAGATGAGTGGTGTTAAGGGGAGCATGTCTGATTCTTCACTAAGATCAAGCGATGGAACGAATGTGGACTCGAAAGGAACAAGTTCGTCAAGAGAGAGTTACGGAAATGGAAGCAACGTGGTGTCAAACATGATGAGTAGAAACACAGGCCTCGGCTCACTGAGAGAGAACAGTTATTCAAGCGGCTCAATAGACACAAACACGAGTAGTGGAACGACGGTCAGCGTCGATGAGGCCAGTGGTAACGCAAGTAGCCTAGCGAGCAACAGCGTCAGCGGCACCAGTACCCTGACAGACGGGAAGCAAGGAGGCGACGTTGGTAGTAGCACTAACGGTAGTGGCATTGGTAACAGCATTAACAGTGGTAACAGTAGCAGTAGCGGCAATGGCATTGGTAGCAGTAGCAATAGCAGTGGAAGTGCATACGAGAACGCGTTGAGAGCAAATAGGTATCTGAACACAGGGTCGATGAGCAACGCGAGTAAAGGATACGAGTCAAACAGGTTCTCGAGTAGAAGCATGAGGTCGGGAACGAACAAGAGTGTGCAAAGCGGCACGTACACGACGTcaagcagcagcagtaacCTGGGAAGCGGATCCATCCGGACTAGTCTGCCGAACAGTTCAGTAAAAACGAGCAGTAGTAACCTGGGAAGCGGATCCGTCCAGAATAGTCTACCGAGAAGTTCACTGGCAAGCAGCAGTAACCTCCAGACGAGTTCACTGAAGAGCGGCAGTGTCAGCACGGACAAAAGCAGCCAAAGGATGAGCCTGGGGAGCAGTAGCGCCAGCACAAGAGTGTGGAACGTAAACCTGATGAGCGTGGAAAGGAACACGAGCAATACAAcgagctccttcagcaacagcaacagTGAAAATAGCGGCCTGATGAGTAAAAGTAGCATTAACACAGACAGTAGCTTGGGAAGCCTGAAAACAAGTAACAGCAGCAGTATCGGAAACAGTATCGGAGGAAGCGAAGAGATCGCGAGAGAAAAGGGTGGCAGAAATTATAGGAAAATAAACGTATATAAATCATTCGTAAAATGAACCcaatttagtaaatattttatgtacacatttaagtaAAAAGCATATATGTGCtaaaaaaaagtaatttGTATGAGatggaaataaataaaataaaaagtaaattcaAAGAAGATGGGAGAATCGAGTGAAATCGTAGTGTACAGAAACGACAAGTCAATAGTACTTTATAACAAAACGGGCCAAATAAGAGCATTGCCAATATACGATATAGAAGTCCTGGAGAACGAAGAGTAAGTAGATACGTCGTAAAGTAGCTAGAAGAGTAGTAGATATCCACACATAGAGCGAGCACTGATGAGTGAGTAGGGAGAGTGATGGCAACACGTGCCCGTTCTGCGGAAGCATACTTACCGGAGAAAAGTACAACTACATCGCAAAAGCATATTTCTACCTGCTCCAAAACTCCTTTCAAAGCTACAACAACATGACCCAGAAGCTGGTAGAAACGCACATAAACGACAGCCCGAGTGGCGCCGACGAGAAGATAAACACGGAAAAGGGCAGGGAGGAGCATATGGGCAGAGAAGCGAGGGAAACGAGGGACGACTTCGGCAACGCCTCCTTCAGTAACAGGACCGTGGAGCAGGAGATAGTAGTCAACGAAATCATCGAGTTGCCCAAAAACATACCAAAATATCTGCTAATCACGGGCTACTACAAGCGGTTTTTCATAGAAGGTCGGAAGTTAGGCTCCGGGTCCTACGGCCACGTCTACAACTGCACGCACATAATGGACCAACTGAAGCTGGTGAGAAAAAATGGCAAAAAGCAGTCATTTAAAACATGATTGCACGTTAATTAGCATCTGACTGTCTGATTACGAGTTACTTGGTAGTTGTTTAGCGATTAGAATACCTGACTAGTGTTAACTTAGTAGCTAATAGCCTAACTGGTAGCTACTTAGTTATTAGGCGTAAATGGTACTAGTGTACATGACGTGAATATCTCTAAGATTTCCTAATGAGTGATCAATCTGTAGGGAGAGTACGCAGTAAAGAAGCTGCCAATCGGAGACGATATGGAGTGGCTGAAGAAGGCAATCAAGGAGATAAAGATAAGAGAAAACATACGCCACAAGAACGTAGTCGACTACAACCACTCGTGGCTGGAAATGTACAGAATGAACGAGCTGTGCCCATGGATACCATACCTCTTCATACTCATGGAATACTGCAACGGAGGGAACCTGTACAACTATATACAGTCAATATACAAAGCACCAGAATCGAAAGGGAAGGGAAAACGATACGAGTACGAAGGGAAAGGGCCAGGAGATGACACTGCGGCCGGTGATTACGGCGAAGACGCGGGGTCGGCTCCCGGGGAGCACTCCGGCGGCGACTACCTGAGCGACGACGAGATCATGGTGCTCTTCGTGGACATACTGAGCGGGCTGGACCACCTCCACAAGAACTTCATCATTCACAGGGACCTGAAGCCGTCGAACATCCTGCTCAAGTTCGTCAACGGCTCCGCGAGCGCGATCATATCGGACTTCGGAACGTGCGAAATCTTCTCGCAGAAGTCCTCAAAGTCAGGCTTCACGGGCACCATAGAGTACACGGCGCCTGAGTTGCTGGCGTCGACGCTGAGTCAATCGCTGCACCCTGTTGGCAGGGACGCCCTTCCAGAGGCGCAGGAGGGCCGGGGGCCGTTGGCTGAGGACGCCACTGACTTGCCGACGAGGCAGGACAGTGTGAACCTTCCGGCTCTGGTGGAGATGCCCTCGAGCAAGGCCAGCAAGGCGAGgtacaacaacaaggtGGACCTGTGGAGCCTGGGAATCGTGCTGTACTACATGTCCTTCGGAAAGATACCCTTCCGCTCCGACGACATCGGGGAGTGCGTGAGGATGATAATCGAATGCGAAGTGGCAGTGCCAGCCTACCCGAAGAGGAGTAAATTGATAGAGAACCTGATATGCAATCTGCTTTCAAAGGTAGGGAAAGGTGGACATTGCCAAATCGCAACAGTCCATATCATAGCGTATCACCAAATGACAGTAGCCATCCCGTTTAGATAATAATTCGCAACCATTGATAGCTAGTTACTAGAACACTTTAACCAGTATCTGGTAATGATTATACATACAACTACTAACTACTTTTGGGTGGACAAACTGTAATAGCTAGTTACAAGAACATTTTAACTAGTAGCTAGTTATCGGTGGACAGCCATTGGTCCTCACTAGCTCAGCATTGCACTAAATCCTTTTTAGAACAGTAACAGAAGAATGGACTGTGACGACCTACTGAACGTATATGAAGTTAACAGATATCTGATAAACAACGAGTACAACAAAAAGATTAGATACTCACTGCACCAGCGTTTCACAAACCACTGATGacaatgttttaaatgCTTATATCAATACATGAGCTAACACGTAATTAAAAGAAACGACAATTGATGAGTACTTTTATACAGGTAAAACCAAAAGTCGATGTGTGCCTTATACTCCAGTCAAATCAAAATATGACTTGAGAAATTAGGTAATTTTATTGCAAGTATGAGCAGTGTGAGACTATATTACATGTTGGATGAGATGAGTTAAAGCTATAAATTGATTACGCTGTTCTCAGAATCGTAGTCAATTTCAACCTTTTCATCCCTACTAATGTTACCGGTCTTAGTTTTACCGCGAGAATCATTGAAGCTGTCCGATGACAGGAGTTTATTGTAGTTATTCTCTTGAGAATACTTAATGTTGTTTAAATGAACCTGAATGTATACAGCAATTTCATCGGGGCGAGTTAGATAGGGGAAGTCGCCAccgtttttaatgtatCCAACCTTAGAGTTTTTATACCTACACAATGGTATCAGAATTAAgagtattagtagtagtagtaataatagtagtagtagtagcagcagtagttaaagtagtagtagtagcagtagttaaagtagtagtagtagcagtagttaaagtagtagtaatagtagtagtaatagtattaatagtagtagtattagtagtagtaatagtattaatagtagtagtagtagtattaatagtagtaatagtagtagtagtagtggtaaaTCAACCATGCTTTTATGTCCTGTGTAAGCTCCTCTGGgatgttattattattggtTTCTATGAgcaatattttatcctttttaaaGCCACTCAGGTCCTTATCGTAAACATATTCGCCAGTTAATTGTAGCCTAAATTGTTGATACAGTGAAAATAATGGGTAAATTAAGTTATAGATGAtcagaaaaaaaagtaaatgtttagtagaaataattaataaaaataaataagaaactGAGTGAATAGTGTATTGTTCTACTGCATACGTTATTCGTGATCCCAAATCGTTAGATGATAACTGGTCCAATTCATACGCCATGAACTCCTTAGCATACTGCTCCCGCAATTCAACTTTATGTTGATTGTAGTCGTCATTCTTAGgacaaatataatactCAATGTACAAGccctttaaaataatatgtggGAGAATAGAGTAAATATTGCCATAAATGTCACGAAATTCAGGCGATACACTGAAGGCATCAGTCCTAGAAATTATTAAGGAGATgcaaaaatgtaaatactGCATACTTAACATAGTGATACACACATACGCAAACACATAGATATAGCATAGATGATATATAGATAATAGCacaaataagtaaattgcAACGTGCTTAGTGACTACCATCATTACTATATAATATAGCAAAAAGATACCTTCTGTACGAATTGCAAAGAATTATGCTATTTAGTGAATCAGGATAACGTTGAACGAACAATTGCAGAAGAAATCCTCCCAAGTCACTGCCAAAAACGCAGGGCTTGCTCAAATTTAAGTATTCTATAAAGTGTAAAAACCCGGCAATCCACTCATACGGCGTTAAATACTCAGGATACTGAGCGGATATGCACCTGTATCCCTAACAAAAgaattaatgtgtaagttgaaaaggaaacaaatatataataaactaaaattaaatagcATGGTACCAGTTCTGTCAGTTTATTgaacaaataaaagtagCATCCGGCAGTACCGCAAATGCCGTGCAACAATACGATGGTAGGATCACTTTTGTCGGACTTTGAGGATTTTTTCAAAGTAATATTCTCATAATATGTCCAGTACAACTCACTCACTGGGTCGAAAATGCGTTTAATGGCAGTTTTATTCTTAAACTCGGAATAGTCGTCCTGAATGGAACTGACAGCACGAATACGTTCGACagctaaaaaataattattagtCGGCTAAATAAGAGGTGATAAATAGtttagaataaaatataaaatacttgGTTCACGGTTGGTATAATCTTTCATAGAGTTTagacatttttaaaagtgAGCCTCCTGATAACACACCCGGAGTGAGGCTGGAAAAGGTAAGTTGATTCACCTTTAAATCTGaagatgtaaaatatgaatcGTAAAATAAGGAAGAAGCAAATGAAGTAAAATGAGATACCACGACACAGTAGTGTATCTAAACAGTCTTCGGGAAAAAATTTCGCAGTCGCTACAGGAATCATCGAACGAAGATAAGTTTATACTTGCTTCCAACGTGCTGTCGGAAATAAACCACTATGTGAGTAAATGTACACACCGTAAGAGCTAAAACCGTAGAACACACTAAAAATATGCCCACCTCTCCATGCTCGCGGCACGATCATGAATTTTGTAGATACCGAAGCTGGCAGCGGATCCGAACCACTCGTTGGTGTTGGAGGAGTTGTTTGAGCTGTTGGTAATGTCTCTGGAGGACGGAGGCCACTTCGGGGAGAAGAGGGAGCTGGGCCTGAAGGTGTTGACGAACCTGCTCACGAGCGGAGAGTTCGCAAACCTGGCAAAAGAAACGTTCGGGTCCCACGTACTGCAGACGGCAATAAACTGTGTGACGTCCTTCgtaaaatttgataaaaagtTCGACACTCTGCTGATGCACATCGCGAATAAAATAGAGTAAGAATAAATAGgaaattagtaaaatagtaGAGTGTAATtggttaaaataataaaataatggGCAATGTTGAGTCTACTATAATTGTTGCGTGAAATTGAATGAGAATGGCGTAAATTAATACAGGGAGGAGTGTTTGTTTGAGCTCGCACACCACGTCTCAGGGTCCTATATACTGCGTTCAATAATGTCGTCGCTGGTCAACGAACTGTATAAGAAGAAAGCGCCAACGAAGAGTAAGTAAAAGCCTGTTTACAGAGTAACGGTAATTCGTAGAACACGTTCTCGAGGAGGTGCACGTGGACAAGGAGGTACCCGGGAGTAGATAGTAGATTATTTGTAGAAAATACCAGAATGGCGAAAAGAAAAGCTGTTCCACTGGGGAACATTGTTTCTGAAAGATATGAAAAGCACGTCGAAGACGACGCAGTCCTCAGCGACGTTCTCACTGTTAGTGACACTGTTGCACGCGACAGACCAACTGGGTAAGTGATACGCAGGcatttgtgtgtttacaaatatacataataagTGAGACTGAGCGTATGCAACCGTTATTGATGTACTGAGTAGAAAAGGAAGACATGTTGCTGTCAATAATAATGGAAACGATACCCCTGCTGAAGAATTCGAAGAACACGAGCTACATTCTGCAGACGATAATGCCGCTCTGCACAAACGTGGagtacacatacatatacaataaCCTGGTGgtgaaggacctggaaaacatatGCAACGATTTGTACCTGAACTACGTAGTACAGTCGTTTATAGAAAACAGCCACTTTCAAAAGTCGCACCTGGAGTTCATGATAGAGAGTAAGTGGACTGTTAGGCAGAATGGATAAGTAATTTGTCGACCTATTAAAGTAATTAAGCGAAAGAGATAACTAATTTAGCAAATtagaaaattaataattaataagtaATGAGTAATAAGTAATAAGTAATAAACCACGTGACATAAGATTCATTAGAtcttaatattaaaaatctGGCAAATTCGAAGAGCAGCTCAATCGCATGGAAGCTGTGTAAAGCGTGCATCGACCTGTACACGTGCCAGGAGCAGTTCTATAAAAAGCTGCTGGATGACTTTGGagtgaaggaggaaaacagGTTCTGGTTTGTGGTGACCTCCGCAGGAAGAAGCGACTCGGAGATACTGCTGAGGCCCTCAGGATGCTCAGTGCTGACCTACCTGGTTAAGTTCCAAAAGTCAGTGATAGGAGAGGCGGTGTCCTCGTTTAAGCACTTCCTGAACCACGCAGTGGAAAGCGGGAAGTTCGTGGAGGTCTGCTGCGACGTGTACTTCTCGCGAGTGCTGCAGAACGTCTTCGACGTGAGGCTGGCGCTCCTCCCGGAGAAGTACGTGAGGAAGCTGCTGCCAGTGTTCGAGGCGAGCCTGGTGGAGCTGTGTCTGGACATAGGAGGCTCCCACGTGCTCTACGGCTTCTTCAGCCTCCTGAGGGTAAGTTGAGGTAGCCATTCATGGACGTCAGGCCCAGGACAAGGTGGCCCTGCTGTCAAAGATGCTGGACCACTACGAAACGATCAAGTCGAGGAACAGTAAGTTCGCAAGAATGGTGAATCTGTCGGAGTTCAAGGCAAACAGGAAGCTGTATAtaaagaagctggaaaagAACGAGTCGGTAAGAGAGTTGTTCAAGGATATAGTGGGATGAAGTTTAAGCGCGGAGCCCCTTGCGCTCAGCAAAAACGCGAAAACACACACTTGTGCACATTAGTTAATGTACcttaataaatgtatacgtgtaatgtatattattatatcgGTAAATGTGcactaaaattaaaaggttACGCAGTCTATAGGGGTTTCAGAGAGCTCAGTGTAAAACTTGACGAACTCAACATTGTTCCTACCAATTTCAAGAATAGGGAGAGGGTCGTTTCCTAAGGAAACCATTTTTGAATCAGTGGCACTGATTTCGTGAAAAAGAAAGTCGAAGAAGCTAGGATCCTTGAAATTCTTAAAGGCGAATCCAAGGAAAAAAAGGTGACAAATATTATCTAATAGCTCCATCTGAGtaaaattttcaattttctAAAAAGGAATGAACaagatataaaatatttgagtACCAGAACGCGCTCTCTTTCAGATAAGCTTAGCCTATTATAAAAGTAAGCGCCAAACTTAATGTGAAATCCATCCCAGCCAAGATCAGTGTATCTGTATGAAAGTGATAGTAATTAATGGAGATTAATAAGAAGCctgttaataaaatttctATTAGGCCAACCTTTTAGTTTGCGACTCTTTGGTGGGATAGTCGATTGAAGAATGTGGTATCCAACCAGTTATCTAAATTACATACGCATAAACAAACACTTAAGTTACATCTTCGAATTCGTTTTTTTCGCCATCCTTAGTcaactaaatttaaattaagatGGGAGGTATGGATGAAATAGAAAAACATACGGGCTCAAgacacaaatataaaactgGGCCTTTGAAAAAGTCAGCGAACCAttggaggagctgaagtaAAGATTAACAAAGAAAAGTACCTTATTTGAAGATTTAGTCTTCAAGTGGCTCATGCATAAGTCACTTAAAATAAGAGTAGGCAAAGCGCTGGAGATTCCAGAGTCTAACAAGACGgatattttatcaaaatcgTACAAATCAAAGGGGACCTaagaggaagataaggagctgaagagtACCATTTTGTAGCGTTCGGAGGTCACATAATCGCCAGAGGCCCTTAAATCAGGGAGAAGTTCaaaaaattttttatgCTTTTGCATAATCTGGGCTTTGGACCTCATGATCTCCTCAAAATCGTGGTCGAAGCAGACCACATTGCCATAGGTCTCAAGGAAGTGGTAGGGAGTAGTGTCCAAACCAGTCCCCAAACAAAGAAATTGAACCCTttcgtttttaaaatacccGAAAAACTCGTCAAAGCACAATCTCAGGGAAGAAACCCTCAAATACGTAGCTAAGGATCGATATAGGGAATGAAACTAACCCAGGTTGATAGAAGGTGGGCTTCTAGACTTAGTTGAGAAGAAGTCAAGGTATTCATCCTCGAAATAGCCGAGGTCCTTGGAAGATCTGAAAAATGGCCTTAAATAGTGTTCAGATTACCTTCTTGTCAAAATTGCCGTTTTGGCACTCTTCTTTATGTCCAAAAGGCCCATCTACTCAAATTGTAAATCAGACATTGACAAATAAGTCAAGTGCTGCATATTAGTACAAAGTAACCTTGGACCTCCAAACACACAACAGAATCCATGTTCCAACGCTCATCCcatattacaaattattttagcTGGTATTCAGTTACACCTATATCTacaatttcattttattacattagACCTGcagtttatttaatttacaaattccCGTAACTTTAaacagaaaaggaaaaatacAATACACACTTAGGATAAATAAGATTCCTGGCTAATAAGACTTAAATTCCacttaaattaaaaactaaAGGTTATATAGCACATTCTACGTAATTAAAATCTTCTGTAGTATCTTTGGCACTCCTCAGACCTTGTGCTATAGGTTACTTCAAAGACGCCCTCGACGAACTTCAAGAACGGACCCGGTTCCTCCTTGTCAAGCTCATCCTCACTAAAATGCGGTATTAGAGGATCACCTTCTTCGACTTTAGAAGTTTTGGGAACGGTAATCATCTTGACGAACTCTTGCAAGGCGTCACAGTTTTTCGTAGCGACTCCGAACATAGTACTACTACAATACAGTCCCAAAGTATGAAATTCCTTAAAGTCTTCAATTTTCTAAGGCATTATAACAGTCAAGCAGTTACCGTTACTCTAATCCTCTCATCCTTGTCAAAAATGTAGTTGTACACGTGCGTATAAAACAGAACAGAGATGTCATCCCAGCCTAGGCTCTTATAcctacaaattattaatgacaatttaataaacCATAGGTTATAACGGAATTGCAGCTAATCATATTCTCAGTCTGCTATTGGTATAAAATACCTGTTGGCTTGAGCTTCAACATTTGGATACTCGCATACTGTGTACACTGGAGTTTTGTTATTCTGCAGcgtattaaaaataatatcaaaaaCCTTTAATGCGATCCTCCCGGCCTCGTAAATTGGCCCCTTGTTTATCACCTAAAATGGGAAATTAAGTTTAAACAGATACGTGTTCGTGATTAATGAAGATAGATGGTGCCTTGGACATCGTGGTACATTTACTGATGACCTGATGAATGAGTTGTTAGATATaaggtaaataaatataataaatcacCTTGTTCGATAAATGATTCTCGACATatgttaaaacaaattcactcaaataaatagttgGAAGTTCACTGGAAAAACCAAACTCTTTTAACTTATCGAGTTCATCAATATTCCTCAAGTCACAAGGAAACtaagaataaaattttaaatatatatgttgaATTGGCAAGATACTTAGTAAAATTAGATAGGTTTAACTACAAGTGTGAAAAGCCAACATTAGGTGTCTGATGAAACAAGGGTGAAtcaaatacataaataatagatacTAGGTGGTATCGATCTGAGTGGAAAGAGGATTCTGTGTGCCTGTGTGTGGGAAAAATAGATAACAGCTCTTCAGATTCAAGTATAATGTCCTTCTTAACTCTGGTTTGGAACTCCAAGTCCAAATCGTAGCACACACAATTGGTAAATTTGGTCATGACCCATAGGGACAGTGAGTCCATTCCACAACCCAGGTTAACAAGCTGAACCTTCTGGTTCTTAAAGTTACTGAAAAAGTGTGATATAACGGTTCTGTTGCCAACAACTCGAATGTAATCGACTAAATGCAATTTGAGAATAGGCTAAAACTTACAAATACTCAAAACTGGCGATTGTGAAGTTTTAGGGCATATGTGTACAATGAATTCGTCCTCATAGTACCCCTTTTCAACACAGTTCCTAAGAAATTTTGTACCAATAGTTGCAAATACCTCTTCTCAACTGCCGACTGAGGAGAAAATGTGGAAGGATTCATAGAAGGATCAAATTGCAGGTCCATTTTCctgattaaaaattatttacaagtTTATGTCT encodes:
- a CDS encoding uncharacterized protein (alpha/beta hydrolase fold-1 domain containing protein), producing the protein MKDYTNREPTVERIRAVSSIQDDYSEFKNKTAIKRIFDPVSELYWTYYENITLKKSSKSDKSDPTIVLLHGICGTAGCYFYLFNKLTELGYRCISAQYPEYLTPYEWIAGFLHFIEYLNLSKPCVFGSDLGGFLLQLFVQRYPDSLNSIILCNSYRRTDAFSVSPEFRDIYGNIYSILPHIILKGLYIEYYICPKNDDYNQHKVELREQYAKEFMAYELDQLSSNDLGSRITLQLTGEYVYDKDLSGFKKDKILLIETNNNNIPEELTQDIKAWYKNSKVGYIKNGGDFPYLTRPDEIAVYIQVHLNNIKYSQENNYNKLLSSDSFNDSRGKTKTGNISRDEKVEIDYDSENSVINL
- a CDS encoding Pumilio RNA-binding region repeat containing protein; the encoded protein is MRYHDTVVYLNSLREKISQSLQESSNEDKFILASNVLSEINHYIPKLAADPNHSLVLEELFELLVMSLEDGGHFGEKRELGLKVLTNLLTSGEFANLAKETFGSHVLQTAINCVTSFVKFDKKFDTLLMHIANKIEEECLFELAHHVSGSYILRSIMSSLVNELYKKKAPTKKHVLEEVHVDKEKIPEWRKEKLFHWGTLFLKDMKSTSKTTQSSATFSLLVTLLHATDQLEKEDMLLSIIMETIPLLKNSKNTSYILQTIMPLCTNVEYTYIYNNLVVKDLENICNDLYLNYVVQSFIENSHFQKSHLEFMIENLNIKNLANSKSSSIAWKLCKACIDLYTCQEQFYKKLLDDFGVKEENRFWFVVTSAGRSDSEILLRPSGCSVLTYLVKFQKSVIGEAVSSFKHFLNHAVESGKFVEVCCDVYFSRVLQNVFDVRLALLPEKYVRKLLPVFEASLVELCLDIGGSHVLYGFFSLLRAQDKVALLSKMLDHYETIKSRNSKFARMVNLSEFKANRKLYIKKLEKNESVRELFKDIVG
- a CDS encoding uncharacterized protein (leucine carboxyl methyltransferase family protein) translates to MGLLDIKKSAKTAILTRRSSKDLGYFEDEYLDFFSTKSRSPPSINLATYLRVSSLRLCFDEFFGYFKNERVQFLCLGTGLDTTPYHFLETYGNVVCFDHDFEEIMRSKAQIMQKHKKFFELLPDLRASGDYVTSERYKMVPFDLYDFDKISVLLDSGISSALPTLILSDLCMSHLKTKSSNKVLFFVNLYFSSSNGSLTFSKAQFYICVLSPYTDLGWDGFHIKFGAYFYNRLSLSERERVLKIENFTQMELLDNICHLFFLGFAFKNFKDPSFFDFLFHEISATDSKMVSLGNDPLPILEIGRNNVEFVKFYTELSETPIDCVTF
- a CDS encoding uncharacterized protein (leucine carboxyl methyltransferase family protein), whose amino-acid sequence is MDLQFDPSMNPSTFSPQSAVEKRNCVEKGYYEDEFIVHICPKTSQSPVLSIFDYIRVVGNRTVISHFFSNFKNQKVQLVNLGCGMDSLSLWVMTKFTNCVCYDLDLEFQTRVKKDIILESEELLSIFPTHRHTESSFHSDRYHLVISKCTTMSKAPSIFINHEHVINKGPIYEAGRIALKVFDIIFNTLQNNKTPVYTVCEYPNVEAQANRYKSLGWDDISVLFYTHVYNYIFDKDERIRVTKIEDFKEFHTLGLYCSSTMFGVATKNCDALQEFVKMITVPKTSKVEEGDPLIPHFSEDELDKEEPGPFLKFVEGVFEVTYSTRSEECQRYYRRF